In the Desulfobulbaceae bacterium DB1 genome, GAACAAGATTGAAAAGCGGTTCAAGGCAGCCTTCCAGTCTCTGATTGGCATAGTCCATTTTTTGGCGATATTGTTCAGCGCCATGTAAAGCAGTTTAAGCATCGACTCGTCATTGGGAAATGAACCCCGGTTCTTGGTAACTTTGCGCAGTGACATGTTCAACGACTCAATAGCATTGGTGGTATATATCACCTTGCGTATCTCGGGCGAATACGCAAAAAATGGGGTGATTCTTTCCCAATTTCTTCGCCAGGATTGGCCGATGGACGGATGCGTTTTGTCCCATTTTTCTTCAAAGGTCATCAGTTCCATTTCGGCCTGCTCGGCTGTTGGCGATTGGTAAATGGCCTTGAGATCCGCAGCCACCTCTTTGCGCTGTTTCCATGAGACATATTTCAGGGAATTGCGCACCATGTGGACGAGACAGAGCTGGACCTGGGTGAAGGGGAAAACCGTCTCAATGGCTTCAGGAAAACCCTTGAGGCCATCGACGCAGGCAATGAAAATATCCTGCACGCCACGGTTTCTTAGCTCAGTCACTACCTGCAACCAGAACTTGGCGCCCTCGTTTTCGGCAACCCACATTCCCAGGACATCCTTGACGCCGTCCATGGTGATGCCAATAGCCAGATAGACCGCCTTGTTCTTAACATGCCCATTGTCGCGCACCTTAACCCGGATAGCGTCCATGTAAACAATGGGATAAATGGGGTCCAACGGGCGATTTTGCCAAACTTTAACCTCGTCAGCAACGGCATCGGTGACCGTTGAAATCAGGGTGGGAGAGACATCAACTCCGTAAATGTCTTCCAAGTGCCCCTGAATCTCCCTGGTAGTCATCCCTCGGGAGTAGAGAGAGATAATCTTGTCGTCAAAGCCGGGAAAGCG is a window encoding:
- a CDS encoding IS256 family transposase produces the protein MAIDKEILDRLLADYNYQKPEELIGENGLLKQLTKALLERALQAEMTVHLGHEKHGTIVTKGGNARNGNSAKTIKGDFGKMPIEVPRDRDSSFDPVIIPKGQTRFPGFDDKIISLYSRGMTTREIQGHLEDIYGVDVSPTLISTVTDAVADEVKVWQNRPLDPIYPIVYMDAIRVKVRDNGHVKNKAVYLAIGITMDGVKDVLGMWVAENEGAKFWLQVVTELRNRGVQDIFIACVDGLKGFPEAIETVFPFTQVQLCLVHMVRNSLKYVSWKQRKEVAADLKAIYQSPTAEQAEMELMTFEEKWDKTHPSIGQSWRRNWERITPFFAYSPEIRKVIYTTNAIESLNMSLRKVTKNRGSFPNDESMLKLLYMALNNIAKKWTMPIRDWKAALNRFSILFGDRMPAY